The following are encoded together in the Phaseolus vulgaris cultivar G19833 chromosome 9, P. vulgaris v2.0, whole genome shotgun sequence genome:
- the LOC137822257 gene encoding uncharacterized protein codes for MVATRNNNDAMAEQMTMIQTLQTQMEELRQKGMEDHRQHEEDRRRQEEEIALLREQNARLQRQVDNPEREGQSHMADRTASRIPTSADTNPASRAEIVERKSSKRGHPFTDEIITTPLPDKWRGLAIKLYDSSSDPDEHLNVYKTQMTLYTTDNNVWCKVFPTSLQGEPLTWFTELPPNSIDDFDILAVKFSTQYATSRSHHMSSMSLLAVQQEKGEFLRTFLDRFNKACMNIRGLKQEVALHHLVSAIRPSRFTESLIKKPPQDMEDLRTRATKFMQIEEHIDYHQRFKTVGSGVLKDQTPSKEREVETERTVRTAPRSDRNRGGRIPRFNSYTPLTVPRGRALDEALQTDLIPILKQYQTPPNADTAKHCQYHRNFGHTTEGCQALKDKIEELIQAGHLGQFVKRTRNSRSPPRSTDRPSRGVDRSYRNDYKR; via the coding sequence ATGGTTGCGACAAGAAACAACAACGACGCTATGGCAGAACAGATGACTATGATTCAAACCCTCCAAACTCAGATGGAGGAACTGCGACAAAAGGGGATGGAAGACCATCGTCAACACGAAGAAGATAGACGCcgccaagaagaagaaatcgccttattgagagagcagaatgcacgACTCCAACGACAGGTCGATAATCCCGAACGAGAAGGCCAATCCCATATGGCCGACCGAACCGCCTCTCGCATACCTACATCGGCCGACACCAATCCTGCTTCCAGAGCTGAAATAGTCGAAAGAAAGTCAAGTAAAAGGGGTCATCCTTTTACAGACGAAATTATCACCACACCACTTCCTGACAAATGGAGAGGTCTCGCTATTAAACTCTATGACAGCTCGAGCGACCCGGATGAGCATTTAAATGTCTACAAGACGcaaatgactttgtataccACAGATAATAATGTGTGGTGTAAAGTATTCCCCACGTCCCTCCAGGGAGAACCTCTTACCTGGTTTACAGAGCTGCCTCCGAACTCCATTGACGACTTTGACATCCTAGCCGTAAAATTCTCCACTCAATATGCCACCAGCCGATCGCATCACatgtcctccatgtctctcctagcggtacaacaagaaaaaggtgaattTCTCAGAACCTTTCTAGATAGGTTCAACAAAGCATGTATGAACATCCGAGGACTCAAGCAGGAAGTTGCATTACACCATTTGGTCTCGGCCATCCGGCCGAGCCGTTTTACTGAAAGTCTCATCAAGAAGCCGCCTCAAGACATGGAAGACCTTCGAACTcgagcaaccaaattcatgcaaatcgaGGAACACATTGATTACCACCAACGGTTCAAAACCGTCGGATCCGGAGTCCTCAAAGACCAAACCCCGAGCAAAGAAAGAGAAGTCGAGACCGAACGAACCGTCCGAACCGCTCCAAGGTCCGACCGGAACAGAGGAGGCCGAATCCCCAGGTTTAACAGTTACACCCCCTTAACTGTGCCGAGGGGACGAGCCCTAGATGAAGCACTACAAACGGACTTAATCCCGATATTGAAGCAATATCAAACGCCACCGAATGCAGATACCGCTAAGCACTGTCAATACCATCGAAACTTCGGCCACACGACCGAAGGATGTCAGGCGTTGAAGGACAAAATCGAAGAGCTCATCCAGGCTGGCCATTTGGGACAGTTCGTCAAGAGGACAAGGAATTCAAGATCCCCACCACGGAGTACCGACCGTCCATCTCGTGGTGTCGACCGGTCATACCGTAACGATTACAAACGCTGA
- the LOC137821336 gene encoding flowering-promoting factor 1-like, whose amino-acid sequence MSGVWVFKKDGFRLMENRQAERCSLNKKVLVYLASGEVVSSYSSLEEILSNLGWERYYGRDLQFYQFHKHSSTDLISLPLNFSKFSSVHMYDIVIKNPNVFHVRDK is encoded by the coding sequence ATGTCTGGGGTTTGGGTATTCAAGAAAGATGGGTTTCGTTTAATGGAAAATCGTCAAGCAGAGAGATGTAGTTTAAACAAGAAGGTGTTGGTTTACTTGGCAAGTGGTGAAGTGGTGTCTTCGTACAGTTCATTGGAGGAAATCTTGAGTAATTTAGGGTGGGAGAGGTATTATGGAAGAGACCTTCAATTCTACCAATTTCACAAGCATTCTTCCACTGACCTAATTTCCCTTCCACTCAACTTCTCCAAGTTCTCCTCTGTCCATATGTATGATATAGTCATCAAGAACCCTAATGTCTTCCATGTAAGGGATAAGTGA
- the LOC137822258 gene encoding fasciclin-like arabinogalactan protein 10: MDVLKVLSGPEYALFSKALTEANLVDKINSLNVVTVFPLSNPAMGSLAGKSPEALKATLMTHVLPGYYDEKKLVECIGSQTSIETLYQSSGLAQGNQGFIKVQLINEGEVVIGSAAQAPGTVYDAGMVQFIVKEPEVISAIELTKPIVVPGIDNLYDNVKLPLAALTDAMSPSALAPAPAPASSDASRLCMGLLAAASASAALILVL; encoded by the coding sequence ATGGACGTGCTGAAGGTGCTCAGCGGACCCGAGTACGCGCTCTTCAGCAAAGCCCTAACAGAAGCCAATCTGGTTGACAAAATTAACTCCCTTAACGTCGTCACCGTCTTCCCCCTCTCCAACCCCGCCATGGGTAGCCTCGCCGGAAAGTCACCCGAAGCACTCAAGGCCACCCTCATGACGCACGTTCTTCCCGGCTACTACGACGAGAAGAAGCTTGTGGAATGCATAGGAAGCCAAACTTCAATCGAGACTCTCTACCAATCCTCCGGCCTTGCCCAGGGCAACCAGGGATTCATCAAAGTCCAGCTCATCAACGAAGGCGAGGTCGTCATAGGATCCGCCGCCCAAGCTCCCGGCACAGTCTACGATGCCGGCATGGTGCAGTTCATCGTCAAAGAACCCGAAGTGATTTCGGCTATTGAGCTCACCAAGCCCATTGTCGTACCTGGAATTGATAATTTGTACGACAACGTTAAGCTTCCTCTTGCCGCGTTGACCGATGCAATGTCTCCTTCGGCTTTGGCTCCCGCTCCCGCTCCCGCCAGCAGCGACGCTTCACGCCTCTGCATGGGGCTTCTCGCTGCAGCTTCCGCTTCCGCAGCTCTCATCCTTGTCCTCTAA
- the LOC137821695 gene encoding uncharacterized protein isoform X2, with protein MVVRMEDILLDTNWEDVICPICLEAPHNSVLIQCSSYDKGCRPFVCDTSQLHSNCLDRFKSTKMSDANSMANSESVVSDCQYKLSCPLCRGDVSGWIIVDKARVHLDEKKRSCDEQQCAFIGSYSELQKHAQLEHPHACPSKIDPARQLDWENFQQSSEIVDVLSTIHSEIPRGVVLGDYVIEYGNDDSADEFEDFPGDEASVEYGEFRLDQIDDDFSTIDPLRGGSRVRRLRRRRHSRSNDN; from the exons ATGGTAGTCCGCATGGAGGATATTCTGTTGGATACCAACTGGGAAGATGTAATCTGCCCCATATGCTTGGAAGCTCCTCATAACAGTGTGCTTATTCAGTGTTCATCTTATGATAAGGGGTGCCGACCTTTTGTTTGTGACACAAGTCAATTGCACTCAAATTGTTTAGATCGTTTTAAAAGCACAAAAATGTCCGATGCAAATTCCATGGCAAATAGTGAGTCAGTGGTATCTGATTGTCAATACAAGTTGAGTTGTCCCTTGTGCAGAGGTGATGTTTCTGGGTGGATTATAGTTGATAAAGCTCGAGTGCATCTTGATGAGAAGAAGCGTAGTTGTGATGAGCAGCAATGTGCATTTATTGGAAGTTATTCCGAGCTACAAAAACATGCTCAATTGGAGCACCCTCATGCTTGTCCATCGAAAATTGATCCTGCCAGGCAGCTTGATTGGGAAAATTTTCAGCAGTCATCTGAGATCGTAGATGTTTTGAGCACTATACATTCAGAAATTCCGCGTGGAGTGGTTTTGGGAGATTATGTGATTGAATATGGGAATGATGATAGTGCAGATGAGTTTGAGGACTTCCCTGGAGATGAAG CATCTGTAGAGTATGGCGAGTTTAGGCTAGACCAGATTGATGATGACTTTAGTACAATTGACCCCTTGAGGGGTGGCAGTCGTGTTCGCAG ATTGCGGAGACGACGTCATTCTCGCTCCAATGACAACTAG
- the LOC137821695 gene encoding uncharacterized protein isoform X3, with protein sequence MVVRMEDILLDTNWEDVICPICLEAPHNSVLIQCSSYDKGCRPFVCDTSQLHSNCLDRFKSTKMSDANSMANSESVVSDCQYKLSCPLCRGDVSGWIIVDKARVHLDEKKRSCDEQQCAFIGSYSELQKHAQLEHPHACPSKIDPARQLDWENFQQSSEIVDVLSTIHSEIPRGVVLGDYVIEYGNDDSADEFEDFPGDEEYGEFRLDQIDDDFSTIDPLRGGSRVRRLRRRRHSRSNDN encoded by the exons ATGGTAGTCCGCATGGAGGATATTCTGTTGGATACCAACTGGGAAGATGTAATCTGCCCCATATGCTTGGAAGCTCCTCATAACAGTGTGCTTATTCAGTGTTCATCTTATGATAAGGGGTGCCGACCTTTTGTTTGTGACACAAGTCAATTGCACTCAAATTGTTTAGATCGTTTTAAAAGCACAAAAATGTCCGATGCAAATTCCATGGCAAATAGTGAGTCAGTGGTATCTGATTGTCAATACAAGTTGAGTTGTCCCTTGTGCAGAGGTGATGTTTCTGGGTGGATTATAGTTGATAAAGCTCGAGTGCATCTTGATGAGAAGAAGCGTAGTTGTGATGAGCAGCAATGTGCATTTATTGGAAGTTATTCCGAGCTACAAAAACATGCTCAATTGGAGCACCCTCATGCTTGTCCATCGAAAATTGATCCTGCCAGGCAGCTTGATTGGGAAAATTTTCAGCAGTCATCTGAGATCGTAGATGTTTTGAGCACTATACATTCAGAAATTCCGCGTGGAGTGGTTTTGGGAGATTATGTGATTGAATATGGGAATGATGATAGTGCAGATGAGTTTGAGGACTTCCCTGGAGATGAAG AGTATGGCGAGTTTAGGCTAGACCAGATTGATGATGACTTTAGTACAATTGACCCCTTGAGGGGTGGCAGTCGTGTTCGCAG ATTGCGGAGACGACGTCATTCTCGCTCCAATGACAACTAG
- the LOC137821695 gene encoding uncharacterized protein isoform X1, whose protein sequence is MVVRMEDILLDTNWEDVICPICLEAPHNSVLIQCSSYDKGCRPFVCDTSQLHSNCLDRFKSTKMSDANSMANSESVVSDCQYKLSCPLCRGDVSGWIIVDKARVHLDEKKRSCDEQQCAFIGSYSELQKHAQLEHPHACPSKIDPARQLDWENFQQSSEIVDVLSTIHSEIPRGVVLGDYVIEYGNDDSADEFEDFPGDEGNWWTSCILYHAFNNFRSSRNRRRARTGDPSRGNHPLSSDTSISDESSVASVEYGEFRLDQIDDDFSTIDPLRGGSRVRRLRRRRHSRSNDN, encoded by the exons ATGGTAGTCCGCATGGAGGATATTCTGTTGGATACCAACTGGGAAGATGTAATCTGCCCCATATGCTTGGAAGCTCCTCATAACAGTGTGCTTATTCAGTGTTCATCTTATGATAAGGGGTGCCGACCTTTTGTTTGTGACACAAGTCAATTGCACTCAAATTGTTTAGATCGTTTTAAAAGCACAAAAATGTCCGATGCAAATTCCATGGCAAATAGTGAGTCAGTGGTATCTGATTGTCAATACAAGTTGAGTTGTCCCTTGTGCAGAGGTGATGTTTCTGGGTGGATTATAGTTGATAAAGCTCGAGTGCATCTTGATGAGAAGAAGCGTAGTTGTGATGAGCAGCAATGTGCATTTATTGGAAGTTATTCCGAGCTACAAAAACATGCTCAATTGGAGCACCCTCATGCTTGTCCATCGAAAATTGATCCTGCCAGGCAGCTTGATTGGGAAAATTTTCAGCAGTCATCTGAGATCGTAGATGTTTTGAGCACTATACATTCAGAAATTCCGCGTGGAGTGGTTTTGGGAGATTATGTGATTGAATATGGGAATGATGATAGTGCAGATGAGTTTGAGGACTTCCCTGGAGATGAAGGTAACTGGTGGACCTCTTGTATTTTGTATCATGCCTTCAATAACTTTAGAAGTTCTAGAAACCGAAGAAGGGCAAGAACCGGTGATCCTAGTAGAGGTAATCACCCTTTAAGTTCTGATACTTCAATTTCTGATGAAAGTTCTGTAGCATCTGTAGAGTATGGCGAGTTTAGGCTAGACCAGATTGATGATGACTTTAGTACAATTGACCCCTTGAGGGGTGGCAGTCGTGTTCGCAG ATTGCGGAGACGACGTCATTCTCGCTCCAATGACAACTAG